A genomic window from Lotus japonicus ecotype B-129 chromosome 1, LjGifu_v1.2 includes:
- the LOC130730120 gene encoding probable 2-oxoglutarate-dependent dioxygenase AOP1 translates to MLQTIQHQTSIYHRREADSKLKMGSEDKVKLPVIDFPFLDLESNGSHWESVKSQVHRALVEYGCFEAVFDKVSLDLRRALFVELEELFDLPLETKRGVVSGNPYHGYLEPWNLYESMGIDDVDDSEKVENTTKILWPEGKPSFSKTLQSFMEQVSRLDQIIRKMSLESLGVEKYLEEHMKSTHYLARLIKYSAPQTNEEQVGLPEHTDKNTLTILCQNQIDGLELQTKSGEWIKCKPSSPYSFVAFSGDAFYAWTNGRVHSPHHRVMMTGNETRFSVGLFTVPKPGHMIKAPEELVTEEHPLLFKPYVHSEFMRFLQSSEGEKQALKVYSGV, encoded by the exons ATGCTTCAAACTATTCAGCATCAAACATCCATTTACCACCGAAGAGAAGCAGATAGCAAACTAAAAATGGGATCAGAAGACAAAGTGAAGCTTCCAGTTATTGACTTCCCCTTTCTGGACTTGGAATCTAATGGTTCTCATTGGGAATCAGTAAAATCCCAAGTCCACAGAGCACTTGTGGAGTATGGTTGCTTTGAGGCTGTGTTTGACAAAGTCTCTTTGGACCTTCGGAGAGCCTTATTTGTTGAACTTGAAGAGCTTTTCGACCTTCCTTTAGAAACCAAGCGAGGAGTTGTGTCTGGTAACCCCTACCATGGTTATCTTGAGCCTTGGAACCTCTATGAAAGCATGGGGATTGACGATGTAGATGATTCAGAGAAAGTTGAAAACACAACCAAGATCTTATGGCCTGAAGGAAAGCCCAGTTTTAG TAAAACTCTACAATCTTTCATGGAGCAAGTGTCAAGGTTGGATCAGATTATTAGGAAGATGAGTTTGGAGAGTTTAGGCGTTGAAAAATACTTGGAGGAACATATGAAATCAACACACTACCTTGCAAGGCTTATCAAGTACAGTGCCCCTCAAACAAATGAAGAACAAGTTGGCCTACCAGAACACACTGATAAGAACACATTGACCATATTGTGTCAAAATCAAATTGATGGCTTAGAGCTTCAGACTAAAAGTGGAGAATGGATCAAGTGCAAGCCCTCATCACCATACAGTTTTGTGGCTTTTTCCGGAGACGCTTTCTAT GCATGGACCAATGGCAGGGTGCATTCACCCCATCACCGTGTGATGATGACTGGGAATGAGACAAGGTTCTCAGTTGGACTATTCACGGTTCCAAAACCAGGGCACATGATAAAAGCCCCAGAAGAACTCGTGACAGAGGAGCACCCTTTGCTTTTTAAGCCCTATGTCCACAGTGAGTTCATGAGGTTTCTTCAATCTTCTGAGGGTGAAAAACAAGCACTCAAGGTGTATTCTGGAGTTTGA
- the LOC130730122 gene encoding probable 2-oxoglutarate-dependent dioxygenase AOP1 — protein MTEQFSQLVHTDFQGLGRIMGSQTESQVPLPVIDFSDEHLKPGTHKWVSTCQAVRSAMEDHGGFLALYDKVDPLLYDSVFSAMKRLFDLPSETKGQKTTDKPIFSYAAQCPNIPLYESIAIDNAVSAGDCQKYTTIMWPQGNDHFSESVNSYAKKVAELDYIVKKMVFESYGVDNQKHESMHASTDYVLRCYKYRTPLVGETNIGVLPHTDSGFLTIINQRLNGLEIKLQDGKWFPVEASPSMFAVLAGEALTVWSNDRISACLHRVFMNEKVDRYSLGLLSYAGKLMEPQEELVDEEHPLRYKPFDHYGYLRFYVSEEGVKAFKNGTRIKTYCGI, from the exons ATGACTGAGCAGTTTTCACAATTAGTACATACAGATTTTCAAGGATTGGGAAGAATCATGGGTTCACAAACAGAGTCTCAGGTTCCTCTCCCTGTTATTGATTTCAGTGATGAACACCTGAAGCCTGGTACTCACAAATGGGTGTCTACTTGTCAAGCTGTGAGGAGTGCAATGGAGGATCATGGTGGATTTCTAGCACTCTATGATAAAGTTGATCCACTGCTTTATGACTCTGTCTTCTCTGCAATGAAACGACTCTTTGATCTTCCATCAGAAACAAAGGGGCAAAAAACCACTGATAAGCCTATCTTCAGCTATGCTGCTCAATGCCCCAACATTCCTTTGTATGAATCAATAGCCATAGACAACGCAGTGAGTGCTGGAGATTGTCAAAAGTACACTACTATTATGTGGCCACAAGGGAATGATCATTTCAG TGAAAGTGTCAATTCCTATGCAAAGAAAGTGGCAGAGCTGGATTATATTGTGAAGAAGATGGTGTTTGAGAGCTATGGAGTAGATAATCAGAAACATGAGTCTATGCATGCATCAACTGATTATGTGCTCAGATGCTACAAATACAGAACCCCGCTGGTGGGTGAAACCAACATAGGAGTGCTTCCTCACACTGACTCAGGCTTCTTAACAATAATAAATCAGAGGTTGAATGGCTTAGAAATCAAACTTCAGGATGGGAAGTGGTTCCCAGTTGAGGCCTCACCCTCCATGTTTGCAGTTTTGGCTGGTGAAGCACTCACG GTGTGGAGTAATGACAGGATAAGCGCTTGTCTACACCGAGTATTCATGAATGAAAAGGTGGACAGATACTCCTTGGGGCTACTTTCATATGCTGGCAAGTTAATGGAGCCACAAGAAGAGCTAGTTGATGAAGAACATCCTCTTCGTTATAAACCATTTGATCATTATGGATATCTTCGTTTCTATGTCTCTGAAGAAGGTGTAAAAGCTTTCAAAAATGGTACTAGGATCAAGACATATTGTGGCATTTGA
- the LOC130730123 gene encoding gibberellin-regulated protein 13, with product MAKKLCLVILCLVQMLLLPVENHAEIVVTPIEAPSPQPANNTAQFPNHGITEGSLQPQECGPRCANRCSNTQYKKPCLFFCNKCCAKCLCVPPGLYGNKQVCPCYNNWKTKRGGPKCP from the exons ATGGCGAAGAAACTATGCCTAGTTATATTGTGTCTAGTTCAAATGTTGCTACTTCCTGTTGAAAACCAT GCTGAGATTGTTGTGACTCCCATTGAAGCTCCATCTCCGCAGCCTGCCAACAATACAGCTCAGTTTCCCaat CATGGCATCACAGAAGGAAGTCTTCAACCGCAAG AATGTGGGCCACGCTGCGCAAATAGATGCTCAAATACACAATACAAGAAACCGTGCTTGTTCTTCTGCAATAAGTGCTGTGCCAAGTGCTTGTGTGTGCCTCCTGGTCTTTATGGCAACAAGCAGGTCTGCCCTTGCTACAACAACTGGAAAACCAAAAGGGGAGGACCCAAATGtccctaa